In Fusarium falciforme chromosome 10, complete sequence, a single genomic region encodes these proteins:
- a CDS encoding FSH1 domain-containing protein, with product MFEMQTASIRKELAEHDFVFINGNIPMSRYPGDDDATACEVADHLKYGYLGELTEVSQYQDLLGGLIGVVQSQGPFDGIMGFSEGGIVATTLLLEDARRPYASFKCGILFSAAPPLDPDELRQGHIRSLDPEKDGTALHIPTAHVYSHEIGTTAQHVQSPLSGLWAECGWILPEHVHGSLARLCDNAEVFVHDRGHQVPGPRDYQELRGALRAINRTIERASD from the exons ATGTTTGAGATGCAGACGG CAAGCATACGCAAGGAGCTCGCCGAGCACGATTTTGTGTTCATCAACGGCAACATACCAATGTCTCGGTATCCAGGGGACGACG ATGCAACGGCTTGCGAAGTCGCCGACCATCTCAAGTACGGCTACCTGGGAGAGCTCACAGAGGTGAGCCAGTACCAAGACCTGCTCGGCGGACTCATTGGCGTGGTGCAAAGCCAGGGGCCATTCGACGGCATCATGGGATTTTCCGAAGGAGGCATCGTCGCCACcacccttcttctcgaggacgCCCGACGACCATATGCCAGTTTCAAGTGCGGCATTCTCTTCAGCGCAGCACCTCCGCTGGACCCAGACGAGCTCCGGCAGGGCCACATTCGAAGCTTGGATCCGGAAAAGGACGGAACCGCACTCCATATCCCCACAGCTCACGTCTACTCGCACGAGATTGGGACGACTGCCCAGCACGTCCAGTCGCCCCTGAGCGGACTCTGGGCCGAATGCGGATGGATACTTCCGGAACATGTGCATGGCTCCCTGGCGCGGCTTTGCGACAATGCCGAGGTGTTTGTGCATGATCGTGGGCATCAAGTGCCAGGGCCAAGGGATTACCAAGAGCTGAGAGGAGCTCTTCGAGCCATTAATCGCACCATTGAGAGGGCCAGTGACTGA